GCGTTCACGAACCGTCTCCCGTCAACTCCCGAAACTTTTGGTATATGCCGCCGAAGGCCCCGTTGCTCATGATGAGCACAAGGTCGCCGGCACGACCGTCGGCAAGAACTTCGCCGGCCATTTGGGCCGCGTCTTCGCCGCAATGCGCTTCGATGCCGCGTGTTTTCAGTTCGGCGACAAGGGCTTCCCGATTGAGACGTTCGTCGTCCGCAATGCGTTCGGCGCGATGGATGGGGCCAAGCCACACCTCGTCCGCCTGCACGAATGCTTCCGTGAGCTCGGCTTGGAAACGATTGGTAACGGTCGTATTCGACCGCGGTTCGAACAGGACGCGCAGGCGGCGCTCCGGCCAGCGGCCGCGCGCCGCGGCGATGGTCTCGCGGATCGCCGTGGGATGGTGCGCAAAATCGTCCACGAAGATCATGCCGCGCGATTCGAGAAAGACTTCCATGCGCCGGCGGACGCCACGAAACGCCGGCATGGCCGCGATAATGGCTTCCGGTTCCGCGCCGAGCGTGCCGGCCACGGCCACGGCGGCCAAGGCGTTCAGCAGATTGTGCCGCCCCGCCAGCGGGATCGCCATTTCCGCCCATGGCTGCCCTTGGCGGTAAACCGCGACCTGCGCGAGGCCGTCATGGAACGTGCCGTCCCACTCGCCACGCCAGTCCGCGCTTTTATCGAAACCGTACGTGGCCGTCCGGCACGGGGCATGCGGAATCAACGCCGCCGCGCCGGGATGATCCGCGCAGGCCAGCAGCCACCCGCCGCGCGGAATCTGCCGCAGCATCCATTGAAACGCGCGCTCGATTTCTCCGAGATCGCGGTAGATGTCGCCGTGATCGAATTCAACGGAAGTCACGACCGCGATTTCAGGGAGATAATGGAAGAACTTCGCACGCTTGTCGAAAAAAGCCGTGTCGTACTCGTCGCCCTCGATAACAAACGGAGCCCCTTCCGAACCGAGCCGGGCCGAATGATCGAAATCGAGCGGCTGTCCGCCGATCAAAAATCCCGGATTGAAGCCGGCGCGATCAAGCAGGCAGGCCGTCAACGCGGTGGTCGTCGTCTTGCCGTGTGTGCCGCAAACCGCCACGGGACGGCGTCGGCGAAGCACCACGTCCTTCAACCACTCCGGCAGGCTTGTATAATGCAGTTTCCGATCCAGGGCCGCTTCGACTTCCGGATTGCCCCGGCTCAGCGCATTGCCAATAACCACCCGATCGGGATTCCAATCCAGATTTTCCGCCCGGTACCCTTCCGCGACGGGCACGCCGAGCGCCGCGACCATGTCCA
The window above is part of the Candidatus Hydrogenedentota bacterium genome. Proteins encoded here:
- a CDS encoding Mur ligase family protein, which encodes MSGFGRAPRVHFSGIGGTAMVAGARLAVEAGWEVRGSDNPLYPPTLDMVAALGVPVAEGYRAENLDWNPDRVVIGNALSRGNPEVEAALDRKLHYTSLPEWLKDVVLRRRRPVAVCGTHGKTTTTALTACLLDRAGFNPGFLIGGQPLDFDHSARLGSEGAPFVIEGDEYDTAFFDKRAKFFHYLPEIAVVTSVEFDHGDIYRDLGEIERAFQWMLRQIPRGGWLLACADHPGAAALIPHAPCRTATYGFDKSADWRGEWDGTFHDGLAQVAVYRQGQPWAEMAIPLAGRHNLLNALAAVAVAGTLGAEPEAIIAAMPAFRGVRRRMEVFLESRGMIFVDDFAHHPTAIRETIAAARGRWPERRLRVLFEPRSNTTVTNRFQAELTEAFVQADEVWLGPIHRAERIADDERLNREALVAELKTRGIEAHCGEDAAQMAGEVLADGRAGDLVLIMSNGAFGGIYQKFRELTGDGS